The proteins below come from a single Serratia ficaria genomic window:
- a CDS encoding amino acid permease, whose amino-acid sequence MDGQQHGDQLKRGLKNRHIQLIALGGAIGTGLFLGIAQTIKMAGPSVILGYAIGGFIAFLIMRQLGEMVVEEPVAGSFSHFAYKYWGNFAGFASGWNYWVLYVLVAMAELTAVGIYVQYWWPEIPTWVSAAVFFLAINAINLANVKVYGEMEFWFAIIKVVAIIGMIVFGAYLLFSGMGGPEATVTNLWAQGGFFPNGIMGLVMAMAVIMFSFGGLELVGITAAEADNPQKSIPKATNQVIYRILIFYIGSLTILLSLYPWGKVVEGGSPFVLIFHALNSNLVATVLNIVVLTAALSVYNSCVYCNSRMLYGLAQQGNGPKSLLKVDGRGVPVIAIGVSALATAFCVLINYLIPGRAFELLMALVVSALVINWAMISLAHLKFRAAKDREGVEPKFKAFWYPFSNYLCLLFMAGILVIMYLTPGIRISVLLIPVWVAILAIGYAIKQRSQRIAGATSR is encoded by the coding sequence ATGGATGGTCAACAGCATGGCGACCAGCTGAAACGCGGCCTCAAAAACCGGCATATTCAGCTTATTGCCTTAGGTGGCGCAATAGGTACCGGGCTATTCCTCGGTATCGCTCAAACAATAAAAATGGCCGGCCCGTCGGTCATTCTCGGCTATGCCATTGGCGGTTTCATCGCGTTTCTGATCATGCGCCAGCTCGGCGAAATGGTGGTTGAGGAGCCGGTGGCCGGTTCGTTCAGCCACTTCGCTTACAAATACTGGGGCAACTTCGCCGGCTTCGCTTCCGGTTGGAACTACTGGGTGCTGTACGTGCTGGTGGCGATGGCGGAACTGACCGCGGTCGGCATCTACGTGCAGTACTGGTGGCCGGAGATCCCCACCTGGGTGTCCGCCGCGGTGTTCTTCCTGGCGATCAACGCCATCAACCTGGCCAACGTGAAGGTCTACGGCGAGATGGAATTCTGGTTCGCCATCATCAAGGTGGTGGCGATCATCGGCATGATCGTCTTCGGCGCCTACCTGCTGTTCAGCGGCATGGGCGGCCCGGAAGCCACCGTCACCAACCTGTGGGCGCAGGGCGGGTTCTTCCCGAACGGCATCATGGGGTTGGTGATGGCGATGGCGGTGATCATGTTCTCGTTCGGCGGCCTCGAGCTGGTCGGCATCACCGCCGCGGAAGCCGACAACCCGCAGAAAAGCATTCCCAAAGCCACCAACCAGGTGATCTACCGCATCCTGATCTTCTACATCGGCTCGCTGACCATTCTGCTTTCGCTGTACCCGTGGGGCAAAGTGGTCGAAGGCGGCAGCCCGTTCGTGCTGATCTTCCACGCGCTGAACAGCAACCTGGTGGCGACCGTGCTGAACATCGTGGTGCTGACCGCCGCGCTGTCGGTGTACAACAGCTGCGTATATTGCAACAGCCGCATGCTGTACGGTCTGGCGCAACAGGGCAACGGGCCGAAAAGCCTGCTGAAGGTCGACGGCCGCGGCGTGCCGGTGATCGCCATCGGCGTTTCCGCCCTCGCCACCGCATTCTGCGTGCTGATCAACTACCTGATCCCGGGGCGCGCCTTCGAACTGCTGATGGCGCTGGTGGTATCGGCGCTGGTGATTAACTGGGCGATGATCAGCCTGGCGCATCTGAAGTTCCGCGCCGCCAAGGATCGCGAAGGCGTAGAGCCGAAGTTCAAAGCCTTCTGGTACCCGTTCAGCAACTATTTGTGCCTGCTGTTTATGGCCGGCATTCTGGTTATCATGTACCTGACGCCGGGCATTCGAATCTCGGTGCTGCTGATCCCGGTATGGGTGGCGATTCTGGCCATCGGCTACGCCATCAAGCAGCGCAGCCAACGCATCGCCGGCGCCACCAGCCGCTGA
- a CDS encoding (2Fe-2S)-binding protein → MSIKTQPISLTVNDKQYGPIEVPEGLMMIDFLHEYLDLTGSRLGCGQGICHACVAIVDHPSGTSEEVRTCITGAHFFSGKKVRTVEGHAKVDEQGEVVALSPIQQAFLEHYSFQCGYCTPGFVNAATIFVEKLKREPIAREQLESAIEQALDSHICRCTGYVRYYEAVRDVVLKTPGLLKETAQ, encoded by the coding sequence ATGAGCATTAAAACCCAGCCGATTTCCCTGACCGTCAACGATAAGCAGTATGGCCCTATCGAGGTGCCGGAAGGGCTGATGATGATCGATTTCCTGCACGAATATCTCGACCTGACCGGCTCGCGCCTCGGTTGCGGGCAGGGCATCTGCCACGCCTGCGTGGCGATTGTCGACCACCCGAGCGGCACCAGCGAAGAGGTGCGCACCTGCATTACCGGCGCTCACTTCTTCAGCGGCAAAAAGGTGCGTACCGTCGAAGGCCACGCCAAGGTGGATGAGCAGGGCGAGGTGGTGGCGCTTTCCCCCATCCAGCAGGCTTTTCTGGAGCATTACAGCTTCCAGTGCGGCTACTGCACGCCGGGCTTCGTCAACGCCGCCACGATTTTCGTCGAGAAGCTCAAGCGGGAGCCGATCGCCCGCGAACAGCTGGAAAGCGCCATCGAACAGGCGCTGGACAGCCACATTTGCCGCTGTACCGGCTATGTGCGCTACTACGAAGCGGTGCGCGACGTGGTGCTGAAGACGCCGGGCCTGCTGAAGGAGACGGCGCAATGA
- a CDS encoding glycoside hydrolase family 43 protein, with translation MQDYPNPFIEQRADPFILRHSDGYYYFTASVPEYDRLELRRARNLADLPQAEAVVVWRKPLQGPMSALIWAPELHFIDGKWYLYFAAAHSPDIADGLFQHRMFALECDSANPLSGEWQEKGRIYSHIDSFSLDATHFFHRGKRYYLWAQKDPALRGNSNLYLAEMENPWTLKGQPVMLSKPELPWETQGFWVNEGPAVIVHGQRIFISYSASATDENYCIGLLWADIAGDLTDAAQWHKASQPIFRTCARNRQFGPGHNSFTVDQQGRDLLVYHARNYREIEGDPLYDPNRHTRIKPIIWDEEGMPVLGEPPADNR, from the coding sequence ATGCAAGACTATCCAAATCCCTTTATCGAACAGCGTGCCGATCCGTTCATTTTGCGCCACAGCGATGGTTACTACTACTTCACCGCTTCGGTGCCGGAATACGACCGGCTCGAGCTTCGGCGGGCGCGCAACCTCGCCGATCTGCCGCAGGCCGAGGCCGTTGTGGTATGGCGCAAGCCGCTGCAAGGGCCGATGAGCGCGCTGATCTGGGCGCCGGAGCTGCATTTTATCGACGGCAAATGGTATTTGTATTTCGCCGCCGCCCACAGTCCGGACATCGCCGACGGGTTGTTTCAACACCGCATGTTTGCCCTGGAATGCGACTCTGCCAATCCGCTGAGCGGGGAATGGCAAGAAAAAGGCCGGATTTACAGTCATATCGACAGCTTCTCCCTCGACGCCACGCACTTTTTCCATCGCGGAAAACGCTACTATCTCTGGGCGCAAAAGGATCCGGCCCTGCGCGGCAATTCCAACCTGTATCTGGCGGAAATGGAGAATCCATGGACGTTGAAGGGCCAGCCCGTGATGCTCAGCAAGCCGGAGCTGCCATGGGAAACCCAGGGTTTTTGGGTCAACGAAGGGCCGGCGGTGATCGTCCATGGCCAACGAATATTCATCAGTTATTCCGCCAGCGCCACCGATGAGAATTACTGCATCGGCCTTCTCTGGGCCGATATCGCCGGCGACCTCACCGACGCGGCTCAATGGCACAAGGCCAGCCAACCGATATTCCGCACCTGCGCCAGAAATCGTCAATTCGGACCGGGACACAACAGCTTTACCGTCGATCAACAGGGCCGGGATCTGCTGGTTTACCACGCCCGCAACTACAGGGAAATCGAGGGCGACCCGCTTTATGATCCCAACCGCCATACGCGGATTAAGCCGATAATCTGGGATGAGGAAGGCATGCCGGTTTTGGGTGAACCGCCGGCGGACAACCGCTAG
- a CDS encoding cytochrome c — translation MKKRLALLILLVAIVVIALLWWRENRRYDGPVQQVTADAEQIARGRYLARAADCAACHTASGGAPLAGGYPLETPFGTLYGSNLTPSADHGIGRWTKDDFFLALTQGVAPGGRHLYPAMPYTSYKGMSRQDADDIYAYLMTRPAVDVAIPENAMPFPFNQRMALIGWNLLFRSQDPLPASSQGDSAPWQRGRYLADVLGHCGECHTPRGMLGQMDLGKPMQGGDLGRFMAPDITPQGLAQRGWTPQDVGRFLGTGIAPQGSAFSEMHMVVDLSTRYLTPEDNRALATYLMGDQPPAAVPVKAGQGSDAGRLSYLDQCSGCHARDGEGKPHVAVAMRDNATLRQPDGKNLIVSVLDGLPAQQFPNGESMQSMPAFGERLDDAQLAELVNYLRVTWGGLPADITAEQVKALRK, via the coding sequence ATGAAAAAACGTCTCGCACTGTTGATCCTGCTGGTGGCGATTGTGGTCATCGCGCTGCTGTGGTGGCGGGAAAATCGCCGCTATGACGGCCCGGTGCAGCAGGTGACCGCCGACGCCGAACAGATCGCCCGCGGCCGCTATCTGGCGCGGGCCGCCGACTGCGCCGCCTGCCACACCGCCAGCGGCGGCGCGCCTTTGGCGGGGGGCTATCCGCTGGAAACGCCGTTCGGCACCCTTTACGGCAGCAACCTGACGCCTTCGGCCGACCACGGCATCGGCCGCTGGACCAAGGACGATTTCTTCCTGGCGCTGACCCAGGGCGTGGCGCCGGGCGGCCGCCATCTGTACCCGGCGATGCCTTACACTTCGTACAAGGGCATGTCACGCCAGGACGCCGACGACATCTACGCTTACCTGATGACGCGCCCGGCGGTCGATGTCGCCATTCCGGAAAACGCCATGCCGTTCCCGTTCAACCAGCGCATGGCGCTGATCGGTTGGAACCTGCTGTTCCGTAGCCAAGATCCGCTGCCGGCCAGTTCGCAGGGCGATTCGGCGCCGTGGCAGCGCGGGCGCTATCTGGCCGACGTGTTGGGGCACTGTGGCGAATGTCATACGCCGCGCGGCATGCTGGGGCAGATGGATCTCGGCAAGCCGATGCAGGGCGGCGACCTCGGGCGCTTTATGGCGCCGGACATCACGCCGCAGGGGTTGGCGCAGCGCGGCTGGACGCCGCAGGACGTCGGCCGCTTCCTCGGCACCGGCATCGCGCCGCAGGGTTCCGCCTTCAGCGAAATGCATATGGTGGTGGATCTCAGCACTCGTTATCTGACGCCGGAAGACAATCGGGCGCTGGCCACCTATCTGATGGGCGACCAACCGCCGGCGGCGGTGCCGGTGAAAGCGGGGCAGGGCAGCGATGCCGGCCGCCTGAGCTATCTGGACCAGTGTTCCGGCTGCCATGCGCGAGACGGCGAGGGCAAGCCGCACGTGGCGGTGGCGATGCGCGACAACGCGACGCTGCGCCAGCCGGACGGCAAGAACCTGATCGTCTCGGTGCTGGACGGGTTGCCGGCCCAGCAATTCCCCAACGGCGAAAGCATGCAGAGCATGCCGGCCTTTGGCGAGCGGCTGGACGATGCGCAGCTGGCGGAGCTGGTGAACTATCTGCGCGTCACCTGGGGCGGCCTGCCGGCGGATATCACCGCCGAGCAAGTAAAAGCGCTGCGTAAATAA
- a CDS encoding glycoside-pentoside-hexuronide (GPH):cation symporter — MKSNALSIKEKIGYGMGDAGCNMIGGAIMLFLNYFYTDIFGLTPALVGILLLSVRVLDAITDPIMGAIADRTQSRWGRFRPWLLWVSLPYVLFSVLMFTTPEWSYNSKVVYAFATYFLMSLTYTAINIPYCSLGGVITADPHERVSCQSYRFILVGIATLILSLTLLPMAEWFGGADRARGYQMAMGVLALIALLMFLFCFATVKERIRPAVPSHDALKSDLRDVWKNDQWVRILLLTFCNVCPGFIRMAATMYYVTYVMQQSASFASLFIALGVVGMMIGSALAKPLTDRFCKLKVFFWTNILLAAFSCGFYFLNPHLTALIVAAYFLLNILHQIPSPLHWSLMADVDDYGEWKTGKRVTGISFSGNLFFLKVGLAVAGSMVGFLMSMSGYQAEAASQSAGALNCIVLLFTVIPGIGYLITAGVVRLLKVDRQLMRQIQIDLEKRRVNYQELVDYREQQLETKHP, encoded by the coding sequence ATGAAGAGCAATGCCCTATCGATAAAAGAAAAGATTGGTTACGGCATGGGAGATGCCGGCTGCAACATGATCGGCGGAGCGATCATGCTGTTTCTCAATTATTTTTATACCGACATCTTTGGGCTGACCCCGGCGCTGGTCGGTATCCTGCTGCTGTCGGTCAGGGTGTTGGATGCCATTACCGATCCGATTATGGGCGCGATAGCCGATCGCACGCAAAGCCGTTGGGGGCGCTTCCGTCCCTGGCTGCTGTGGGTTTCGCTGCCCTATGTGCTATTCAGCGTATTGATGTTTACGACGCCGGAATGGAGCTATAACAGCAAGGTGGTCTACGCCTTTGCCACCTACTTTTTGATGTCGCTCACCTATACCGCCATCAACATTCCCTACTGTTCGCTGGGCGGCGTCATCACCGCCGATCCGCACGAGCGGGTATCCTGTCAGTCCTACCGCTTTATCCTGGTCGGCATCGCTACGCTGATCCTGTCGCTGACCCTGTTGCCGATGGCCGAATGGTTCGGCGGCGCCGACAGGGCGCGCGGCTATCAGATGGCCATGGGCGTGCTGGCGCTGATCGCCCTGCTGATGTTCCTGTTCTGCTTTGCCACGGTCAAAGAGCGCATACGCCCGGCGGTGCCGAGCCACGATGCGCTCAAGTCAGATCTGAGAGACGTGTGGAAAAACGATCAGTGGGTGCGCATTCTGCTGCTGACCTTTTGCAACGTATGCCCCGGCTTTATCCGCATGGCGGCGACCATGTATTACGTGACTTACGTAATGCAACAGTCGGCCTCGTTCGCCAGCCTGTTTATCGCGCTGGGCGTCGTCGGCATGATGATCGGCAGCGCGCTGGCGAAACCGCTCACCGATCGCTTCTGCAAACTGAAAGTGTTCTTTTGGACCAACATCCTGCTGGCGGCGTTTTCCTGCGGCTTTTACTTCCTCAACCCGCACCTGACCGCGCTCATCGTGGCCGCCTATTTCCTGCTCAATATCCTGCACCAGATCCCCTCGCCGCTGCACTGGTCGCTGATGGCCGACGTGGACGACTATGGCGAGTGGAAAACCGGCAAACGCGTCACCGGCATCAGCTTCTCCGGCAATTTATTCTTTCTGAAAGTCGGTTTGGCGGTAGCCGGCTCCATGGTCGGTTTCCTGATGTCGATGTCCGGCTACCAGGCGGAGGCCGCCAGCCAAAGCGCCGGCGCGCTCAACTGCATAGTGCTGTTGTTTACCGTTATCCCCGGCATCGGCTACCTGATTACCGCCGGCGTGGTACGCCTGCTGAAGGTCGATCGCCAATTGATGCGGCAAATTCAAATCGATCTGGAAAAGCGCCGCGTTAATTATCAGGAGCTGGTCGACTATCGCGAACAGCAGCTCGAAACCAAACACCCGTAA